The Anopheles gambiae chromosome 2, idAnoGambNW_F1_1, whole genome shotgun sequence genomic sequence GTCCGACGCACGGTGGTGAATATTGTCATTAGAAGGCGTTCGACAGGCGTTTTTCAGCAGATATTTTCGCTCATTCCACGGTCAAAATCTTAGTtcattgctctctctctctctctatctctcactcTCCGTCCGTGTTCTTGGGATTGTGGAAAGTGTCACCTCGGAAGGTATGGGCATATACCAGTGGAGGTGTTGTGAGTCCTGTTGCTacttgtgtaaaaaaaaggaagctttTAGCTTCGGGACGCTTTTGCGTGGGGCGCGCTCACAGCTATGCTGTGCGCCATGTTTGTTATCCGAAAGGGAAACATTGCctaatgttgttttcaattaGTTGCCATCATCATAGTGTCCCGTCTGTCGGACCATTAGCGAGTACGAGCCTGGACCCTAATCGAGTActtgaattgtttttatttcagatCTAATTTCCCCTGGAACAGTTGCCTGGTGAAAGACAGCGCTTTGTGCCGGGCAAATCGTAGAGCAAGAGCTGTAGCCCATTCGGAACACGGTTAGATTGCTCTCCCAGTGGCTCAGTGAACAAGTGCAACCGCTcggacacacacgcacaatcgGATCGGGAggtgtttttgttgcgctGGAGTGAGCTCCGGAAGGTGTGGTGCGGATTAATAGAGGGAGTTTTAGCTTATGGACTAAAAATCGATCAGAGCCAGAGAACCGTGCAACCGTGTACGTCTGCGGACTCGGTCGCTTAGCGTGTGGTTGGATTGTGtaggttgtgtgtgcgtgttaaGGAGAAGCGAACGAGTTTTGTCGTCGAGCAGAAGTGATTTGCCCCGCAGCTAACGCGCTTACAACAATCGCACCACGCAGCCGGGTATGTTTAATGGACACAGGGAGCCTTGTAAGCGTCGTCTATGGCCGAATCCGTTGGTAAGCAAGTGCTCTCTGCAGTGACGGAGGGGCATCATCatctacagcagcagcaccagcagccacaagcgaagcaacagcagcagtccaAGGaacagccacagcagcagcagcagcaccctcATCAGCGCAAGGACGTCACTGTCAGCAGTAGCGGTAGCGGCCAAGCAGCACACCACAGCGAAAACCGTCGGTCCAGAGCGGGCAAATCCTCCAAGGGGGACGCAAACCGAAGTAGCTTATCCTCTGCCCGGGAGTTGCCCGGTGGGGCTGGTGCCCATCAGCAGGCAGAACCTGCCGTAAAGCAGGAACGCTCGGATTCGGCCGACAACAGCAAGCCCAGTCTGTCGCGCAGTGCAAAGCGAAAGCACAGCTTACCACTGACCGGGAGCAGTAGTAGTGCGGAGGTAGCGCAGGGTAGCCCATCGGCCGAACATCATCCAGTCGCGAAACGGCAGTCGTTGAATTGTAAGGCAGCAGCTGCTACCGCTGCCCCGGTTGCCTACCGTACGCGGTCGCGCACCACCTCCAAAGAGCTCGTGTTCACCGGATCCAGCGGCAGCGGCACTGCGGCCGGTGTCAGTAGTACAGCCGAGCACGGGTTTGATCTcaaacaccagcagcaaccacagcaccaacagcagcagcatcatttgCAGCTTCAAGCAGCTGTGACACCACCGCCGAAGCTTGTCGACGTTCGAAACAATCGCAACAAATCGTCCAccaaaacagcagcacagTCGTCGTCGGCTGCGAAGGGAGGAGGCTCCGGGCCCAACCCTCATGAGAGTACAAAGGCAGCTACTGGCAGCAATTCCACAGCATCATCCGAGCGTAATTCAGCAGCCGTAGATCGTAGCAGCTCGTCGGCGTCAACAGCGACCGATCACAACAGCGCAACGCCTGTGTCGTCCGCCGCCGCAGTAGAAGCGCAGCAGCACTCCAAAGCGAAGCGTGGATCCGTCATTGGCGCAAGCAATCATCGGGCAAACGGAGACGATAGCAGCGCTTGCAGTACGCCATCGCTAGCCTCTTCGTCGCGTGCAATCAGCAAAACCAAGCACAGAAAATCCGGCGGAAGCTCGTCGTCAGCGAAGCTTTTGCGTAAGATAGCCGACCGGAAGGGTTTACTCGCGGAAGACACCAAACCGGCGTCGAAGGCGACAACAATCAAAGCGGGCCAGCGACGCTCCAAAGGTGACCGCAAGTGGCAGCAGGAAACAACCTCAGCCATCGCTACGCGTCCATCATCCTCCAACTCTGCTGCAGTAGAGCAATCGGCGGTAGAGGTAGTCACCATTCGTAACTTGCGCtcacaccaccatcagcagcagcagcagcacataaCGCTTACTGCGACCGTTAACGAGCAAGGACTTGTGACCGGCGCGCAGGTATCCTCGAGCGCAGCCCCGACCGCGTCGTCGTATTCTGCTTCTGCTTGTTCCGGTGGTGCGCAAGTGCCCAAAAAGCGCCAGAAAGTGGGGGGGGATCACAATAATCAACatacccaccaccaccagccccatcagcagcagcacccaaaTCTGGGTGCAAGACTAGCGGCACGTAGTAGCGGAAGtagagagcagcagcagcagcagcagcagcaccaccacaatCACCACCTGAACACGGTCGGTCTGCAGCATTAccaccatcaacagcagcagcagcagcagcagcatttggtagtgcatcatcatcatcaaggtCAGCAGCAGTTGGCGCAGCAACACTACACGCTACATTCCCAGCAGATACCCCATTATTCtgcccagcaacagcaacacttTCAtcactaccagcagcagcagcatctgccGGCGGCGGCCCATCCACCCCAACTGCTccatcagcaacaacagttTGCTGTGGGCGAGCCAAGTGGTCTGCACctgacgcagcagcagcagcagtacgaagTAGCGGCGCCGAGCGGTGGCACGGCGATACAACagccgcagcaacagcagcagcagcagcagcacgggcgTAGCGGTGGAGGTGTTGGAGGTTTACTAAGACGCAGTTCTCGGGGCAAGAGTTCCCACTCATCCGCAACCACGGGGTCTTGCGTTAGCTCCAATCCAACCAACAATCCCTACCACCAGCCACAATCGCACTCcgcgtcatcatcatcgcggtCCGGtagccatcatcatcatcaccgcggtggtggtggtggcggcggcgtcgCAGCAACCGGTGGTGCCGCCCATCTGAGCAGCGCGGGCACGACGGTGATCGCCGGCACTTCCTCCTCGTCCAAGGGGGGCAgctcgtcatcgtcgtccaaGGGTGCGATCCTTTTGGCGACCAGCTTTGACGGCACGGGCGCCGCGGGTGGTAGCGGAagtgggggtggtggtggtggcggcccCTCTACCTCGAATGCGATGGCCAACGATGGTTCtcgtaacaacaacaataacaacaacaacaacagcagcggtAACGATGGAGCAGgctcacaccaccaccagcagcagcagcagcaatcgacCCATCCGTTGATCAAGCTAACGAAGGCCGCCCTGGGGGGAGGAGGATCCTCGTCGGGCTCCTCGTCCGGAGTGCCATCGCACCCGTCcggctcgtcgtcgtcgggcaTGGTGGACGTGAACATGCTGCATTCGGGTGGAACGACCGCGGCCGGCACTACCGCATCGACCTCGTCCGGGTCGGGTGCGGCCGGCGGTAGCTCCGGTGTGCCACCGCACCCCGACTCCGAAAGCGACGACAGCGAGGTGGGCAGACTGCAGGCACTGCTGGAGGCGCGCGGCCTGCCGCCGCACCTGTTCGGAGCGCTCGGGCCGCGGATGCACCATCTGCTGCACCGCACGATGGGAACGAACAGCAGCTCGTCGAAggcgcagcagctgctgcagggcCTGCAGTGCCCGGACGAGAGCCAGCAGCTGCAGGCCGCCATCGAGATGTGCCAAATGCTGGTGATGGGCAACGAGGACACGCTGGCCGGGTTCCCCACCAAGCAGGTCGTGCCGGCGCTGATCACGCTGCTGCGCATGGAGCACAACTTCGACATCATGAACAACGCGTGCCGTGCGCTGGCGTACATGCTCGAGGCGCTGCCCCGCTCGTCCGGCACGGTGGTCGACGCGATTCCCGCCTTTCTCGAAAAGCTGCAGGTCATCCAGTGCATGGACGTGGCGGAGCAGAGCCTAACCGCGCTGGAAATCCTGTCCCGCcggcacaacaaaaacatcctGCAGGCGAACGGCGTCTCGTCGTGTCTCACCTTTTTGGACTTTTTCTCGATCAACGCGCAGCGCGCGGCCCTGGCCATCACCGCCAACTGCTGCCTCAACCTGCACGCGGAAGAGTTTCACTTTGTGAAGGAATCGCTGGCGCTGCTCGCGCGGCTGCTGGCCCAGCAGGACAAGAAGAGCGTGGAAAGCATTTGTACGGCGTTTTACCGGCTGGTGGATAGCTTCCAGCACGATCAAGCGGTGCTGCAGGAGATCGCCAGCATGGAGCTGCTGAAAAACTGTCAGCAGCTGCTGATCGTGACGCCCTCGGTGCTGAACAGTGGCACCTTCACGAACGTAGTGCGCATGCTGAGCGTCATGTGTGCCAACTGTCCGGATTTGGCCATCACGCTGCTGAAGAACGATATCGCCTCGACGCTGCTGTACTTGCTGACCGGCTCGGCGGAGCCGGTGACGACCGACGTGGAGCTGGTGCCGCGCAGCCCGTCCGAGCTGTACGAGATCACCTGCCTGATCGGGGAGCTGATGCCACGCCTGCCGACGGATGGCATATTCGCCGTGGATGCGCTGCTCGAGCGACCGCAGCCGACGGTCCAGGATGCGGTGCAGTGGCAGTGGCGCGACGATCGCGGCGTCTGGCGCCCGTATTCGTCCATCGACTCGCGCATGATTGAGGCGGCCCACCTGAACTCGGACGATGAGATCAGCCTCAGCACGCTGGGGCGCACCTACACGATCGATTTCCACTCGATGCAGCAAATCAACGAGGACACCGGCACGACGCGCTCGGTACAGCGAAAGATAAACCACCAGCTGCTCGCCCAGCAGGGAGCAGCGGCTGCCGCGGCAGCAGAAGCGGCCGTCATCGTGAGCCCACCCTCGGGAAGTAACGCCGACAGTCCCGCTGCAGGAGGAAGCAGTGCGGAAGCGACCACCTCGACCGTCGGCACCGGTTCGCTGAATCTTGCCACACGACCGCCGAATGCGCAGCGTGACGCAAGAATCGCTTGCCTGAAGGAGGAGCGCGGACTGGCAGCCCAGTTCATTCGCAATCTGTTCTCCGTGCTGTACGAAGTGTACAGCTCCTCGGCCGGCCCGTCGGTGCGGTACAAGTGTTTGCGAGCGCTGCTCAGGATGGTGTACTTCGCGAACGGTGATTTGCTGCGGGACGTGCTGAAAAACCAGCTCGTCTCATCGCACATCGCCGGCATGATGGCGTCGAACGATATGCGCATCGTCGTCGGGGCGGTGCAGATGGCGGACATTCTAATGCACAAGCTGCCCGAGGTGTTCGGCATGCACTTCCGGCGCGAGGGCGTCATGCATCAGTTCAAGCAGCTGACGGATCCATCGATACCGATCTGTGCGGCGCCGTCGCCCAAATCGACCGGCGGAACGCAGAGTGCGCCCGCCTCGGCCACGCTGCATCCGAGCGGCAGCGGGCAAACGTTCGATTTCGACAGCAGTGCCATTGCCTCGAGCTCGAAGGCAGCGGGGGGTGGCCAGGTGGCAATAGCGATCGGTGGCAACGCCGGCGGATCGCACGTGAAGAACCTGTCgtcggcgatgatgatggcgagcAGTAAGATGGGAACGCATCAGCACCATCAACACCTttcccaccatcatcatcaacagcagcagcagcatcagcagcagcagccttcgTCGTCCGCGGGCACAATGGCGATGAGTAGTGGCGGCAACAGCTACACGACATCAACTGCCGTCGCCGCCGCTGGCACTGCGATAAACCTCAACAAGTCGTCCTCGATGCGACAGCAGCAAGCGGCGCCGgtccatcaccacca encodes the following:
- the LOC1281881 gene encoding E3 ubiquitin-protein ligase TRIP12, which translates into the protein MAESVGKQVLSAVTEGHHHLQQQHQQPQAKQQQQSKEQPQQQQQHPHQRKDVTVSSSGSGQAAHHSENRRSRAGKSSKGDANRSSLSSARELPGGAGAHQQAEPAVKQERSDSADNSKPSLSRSAKRKHSLPLTGSSSSAEVAQGSPSAEHHPVAKRQSLNCKAAAATAAPVAYRTRSRTTSKELVFTGSSGSGTAAGVSSTAEHGFDLKHQQQPQHQQQQHHLQLQAAVTPPPKLVDVRNNRNKSSTKTAAQSSSAAKGGGSGPNPHESTKAATGSNSTASSERNSAAVDRSSSSASTATDHNSATPVSSAAAVEAQQHSKAKRGSVIGASNHRANGDDSSACSTPSLASSSRAISKTKHRKSGGSSSSAKLLRKIADRKGLLAEDTKPASKATTIKAGQRRSKGDRKWQQETTSAIATRPSSSNSAAVEQSAVEVVTIRNLRSHHHQQQQQHITLTATVNEQGLVTGAQVSSSAAPTASSYSASACSGGAQVPKKRQKVGGDHNNQHTHHHQPHQQQHPNLGARLAARSSGSREQQQQQQQHHHNHHLNTVGLQHYHHQQQQQQQQHLVVHHHHQGQQQLAQQHYTLHSQQIPHYSAQQQQHFHHYQQQQHLPAAAHPPQLLHQQQQFAVGEPSGLHLTQQQQQYEVAAPSGGTAIQQPQQQQQQQQHGRSGGGVGGLLRRSSRGKSSHSSATTGSCVSSNPTNNPYHQPQSHSASSSSRSGSHHHHHRGGGGGGGVAATGGAAHLSSAGTTVIAGTSSSSKGGSSSSSSKGAILLATSFDGTGAAGGSGSGGGGGGGPSTSNAMANDGSRNNNNNNNNNSSGNDGAGSHHHQQQQQQSTHPLIKLTKAALGGGGSSSGSSSGVPSHPSGSSSSGMVDVNMLHSGGTTAAGTTASTSSGSGAAGGSSGVPPHPDSESDDSEVGRLQALLEARGLPPHLFGALGPRMHHLLHRTMGTNSSSSKAQQLLQGLQCPDESQQLQAAIEMCQMLVMGNEDTLAGFPTKQVVPALITLLRMEHNFDIMNNACRALAYMLEALPRSSGTVVDAIPAFLEKLQVIQCMDVAEQSLTALEILSRRHNKNILQANGVSSCLTFLDFFSINAQRAALAITANCCLNLHAEEFHFVKESLALLARLLAQQDKKSVESICTAFYRLVDSFQHDQAVLQEIASMELLKNCQQLLIVTPSVLNSGTFTNVVRMLSVMCANCPDLAITLLKNDIASTLLYLLTGSAEPVTTDVELVPRSPSELYEITCLIGELMPRLPTDGIFAVDALLERPQPTVQDAVQWQWRDDRGVWRPYSSIDSRMIEAAHLNSDDEISLSTLGRTYTIDFHSMQQINEDTGTTRSVQRKINHQLLAQQGAAAAAAAEAAVIVSPPSGSNADSPAAGGSSAEATTSTVGTGSLNLATRPPNAQRDARIACLKEERGLAAQFIRNLFSVLYEVYSSSAGPSVRYKCLRALLRMVYFANGDLLRDVLKNQLVSSHIAGMMASNDMRIVVGAVQMADILMHKLPEVFGMHFRREGVMHQFKQLTDPSIPICAAPSPKSTGGTQSAPASATLHPSGSGQTFDFDSSAIASSSKAAGGGQVAIAIGGNAGGSHVKNLSSAMMMASSKMGTHQHHQHLSHHHHQQQQQHQQQQPSSSAGTMAMSSGGNSYTTSTAVAAAGTAINLNKSSSMRQQQAAPVHHHHHHLMNLIPHSVGGHVSTAGQHMPVANLHHHLDPSNSGTSVQPMVQAAPGTSIVTATVTTTSNGNILLNAIYNSAAAAAMNPMNHHQAHPHAHPQPHALPHHQGHHAQQPTGATVTHIYQPPHHFSDAFGGYNVAVTDQQTNVALLAGTTLVGTPNVPPPAVVGNSNAVMHGVAQGGGMVATSNSGTTATGTAHHGAHESGSSGSSNPGQLKMSDILKRKVPPKRKSQGSSKSKSRHDDAHASSGGAAGSSSSAGAGAAGAAGASGSSSGGVSSVMQEFINKATTMGASSSSSGRHTPASGSGSSRSRFTGTSKTTSFLASLNPARWGRQSSSSSTASTSHNAASSGSGYGKDGSGGSSLNKSHSNSNLIAAGNREKARQWIRDQAIQFVGRYSADTASGSADGAAGGLGGGVLQQHPACTILIRLTEAIRKLDGRGEECLSALQELRDILMESDISPFEVNHSGLIRAMLNYMANDENPLVERATRLRMFLHVFAGLPLDASYSHVGAGTPAGMDGAAFSALVAKLNGCVTQLEQFPVKVHDFPAGVGGRSNTSALKFFNTHQLKCNLQRHPECTNLRQWKGGTVKIDPLALVQAIERYLVVRGYGGIRVDSEEDSEEDIDNIDAAAMISMGGLKHKLQFLIGEHVLPYNMTVYQAIRQYSPLVNDQSETDTDTETPIGSASIWVQQHTIYYRPVEEESNGSSKGASGSSRKNSKNSSQSKLMRRKPEFWIDGQVPAVVSPLGPFLTSKLPDVVTVQDASLDALCMLRIINALNRHWTTLYFSVPHLPIVPQAEFIHSKIAAKASRQLQDPLVIMTGNLPQWLQQIAVACPFLFPFETRHLLFYAVSFDRDRALQRLLDTTPDLNSADTSERVTPRLDRRKRAISREDILKQAESIIQDFGHSKALLEIQYENEVGTGLGPTLEFYALVSTELQRCDLGLWNDSDSYKNNNQQSTSIADNIVKSSMGGGALEDASLDTTTTATTMALVSMTTTTRSSLGSNRGSDEAANNSVSGVSDDNSSFIISNDNSLNMLIEQSDHLLQLNPQQAELENNSTPPPALPPSSFADVEGLMITPLAGGVGATDGTGSPAVIGAGAVSYVNAPRGLFPIPLSKTAKTSQISRLKHKFKFLGKFMAKAVMDSRMLDLPFSIPFYRWMLSEESSLGLSDLGQIAPEVQGTLLRLNEIVKQRDQIQADPTLNAMEKTEKIEALDLDGCPIADLGLDFVLPGHPNIELRRGGRDMAVTINNLHQYISLVTHWFLAEGVSRQFEALREGFDTVFPMSRLQMFYPEELENVFCGSGIGGTNQQRWDVRMLAESCRTDHGFNQDSPAIQFFYDILATYNRDEQRLFLQFVTGSPRLPTGGFKALTPPLTIVRKKMDGNQNPDEYLPSVMTCVNYLKLPDYSNRDVMRQKLKMAASEGSMSFHLS